ataaaattaaaagcacacaatcccctagaatatcattatatgcttaaacattaagatttgtactcatggaaatgactaaattagtcaaacctgttcattagaagggatgtcccaatacttttggcaatatagtgtatctgTCAGTGCAGAAACTGTAGCTAGCAGCATTCTATTCAACTGTGAATAGGCTATACTGTATAACCTATTATACAGTATTGTACACCTATTATACAGCAAACAAAGTAAGCTTCCTTTATAATCATGAATCTGCCAATCACTTCATTGCAGCACAAACTTACCTTAGACTGACACCCACatctcaagtcaagtcacaagtcaaaTGATGAAATGCACTTGTGCCTCAGTATGTTGTATTCACAATTCACAAAACTCATAGCTGCATGATTGTTTGGTACAAAAAAAtcccaatatttttttttccactgtgGACCATTGGTGGTCAGCCAAAGATTACAAGTGGTTCATGACTagctaaaaaaaaagaagaaaaaaatgtccaaactgttgctataaagttaaaagcacacaatcccctagaatatcattatatgcttaaacgtTCAgattactaaattagtcaaacctgttcattagaagggggtgtgccAACACTTTTGacaatataatgtattataaacattaATGTCAATGTCTGTAAAGCCCCTTGTCAAAAGCCCTGTACAAACAAAATGGACTTGATTtttgataaaaatacataatttggGGAGTTAAGTGGTCCAAAATTTAacttcaggggcctcatttataaaactttcttacgcactgatttgatcttagagtgttcgtacgatcaaatccatgtcaaagtacagatttataaaaaccgtctttgacgtggaaaagtacttatctccacgtcagattccagcttggcgtacgaccgtttccttgtggtaatgcctggtattgcagatagttcagcctcactataatttgatttcttgcgctcctttttacttgccattgtcacagagattttgctttaggaatgagctcattttatatgttaattaattaagcaggggcgtttcgacggcggaacattcagctgcacacaattccacgatcatttgtgatttataaccgaatgactggcgtacgcatggatttcgtggtacgttcgtttctctgaatcgctcttacgatcaaatcagaaaagttcttagataaaatcaaggatggtttctacgcaagtctttataaatgaggccccagaagtGGTCTACCATgtgaaaaaagtttgaaaaccacTACTTTAATTGGTAGATAAAAAAGAAGCATTTAATCTAGTTTAACTAGCACTTACTCGAATAAAACAAGCTGGTTCTGAGAAATTAAAAGAATGGAAGAAGGCGCAGCTTCCTCTCACAAATCCTTTTCTTCGTCACACGGAAGACCACATTTCTTATAAACATCATTTAATCTTCTGTTTACAAATTCTGCATGTGCAGAATGGAAGTATTGTGAGGTCCATGGCACACGTGTTGACGGGTGAGACCGGACAAGAGGCAGAGGACAAAAAATTGGCCAGGGGAAAAGGGTGGGGAGGGCCTAGTGGTGGTAGGTGGTGAGGCCAATGACTGTGGGCTTGAAGAAAAAGGGGAAGGCACAGCACACAAGAAAACATATTTAAGCTGCATCCCCTCGGTGTGAACAGTCAACTCACTCTGAAGAGAGAAGAGAACTCTGCTCCGAAAATATTCTACAGTTCTAAACTTCTTTCTAAAGAGTTTGAGCATTTGAGAGAGCAACACAGCCAGGATCGATCAGCGTCTTCCACGAAGCAAGACCGCTCTTACTTTCTCTGCACATAATGAAAAGCGCAAAGATGATAGCTACATCCTTGGCTGTTTTGCTGCTAGTCGTAGGTCATGCAATGGCTCAGAAAAACTTGGCAGCAGTCAGACAAGCAAACCCAGCACAATGCTGCGATGAGGTGCGCTCCCTGAAGGTTCAGGTGGCCAGTCTGAGCAACAAATTGGAAGAAATGAACAAGAAGCAGAAGTCTGATCTTCTGAAGGTCGTCCGGCAGATGATGGAGCTGGAAAAGCATAACCAGCAGCATGAGGCCCGGGTCACAGAGGCAGAGAGCAGGTATTCAGAAATCCACAATAAGATGGGAGTCATGCAGCTGCAGGCTGCCCAATCTGCTCCAAGACAGAGCTCTTCAGGTGAGTCTGAACACAACTCAACGTGGGCTTAAAAGCTTATTTTTTAGCACACACCACTCATCTTTCTGCACTCAGCAGGGTCACAGGTCACATAATATGCTGGCTGTTGACATACCTCACAGTAGGGCTGCATAATTAATCAAATTTCATGCTTACGAGGCGTGTTTAGAGCATGTCACGATGTGAGAGGCGAATCGATATTGTTGcacatcaaaatactgagaataattattttgattaaattatttatatttataagaaATTATTCAGAATTATGAATGCATTTTAGGATATCTCTTCCCATCAACTGGTCACAATgcacaacaccactgcactgcaaaaaatgcttttcttacttagattttttgtcttgttttcagtcaaatatctaaaaattcttaaatcgagaaggaatttctagacaagtaaaaaatattgtctcgttttcagaaaaaacaagtcaaaattaagtgcgtttttacttgaaacaagcaaaataatctgccagtggggtaaaatAAGAttatggcatgcagttgcttcaaactATGTTATAAAGCTATTTACAACACCACAAAAAAATTTTATATAAAGCATTTTACAAAGCTATAGTTTAATACAGAATTAGTTATTTATCATGCTGTGTTTGTGTACAAGCTGCCCTTATAAAGAAGAAGTTTATCCAAGTGTCCTGTTAGTATACTTtttgaaaactgaaaaataagAAAGTATACTTTAAGCCTACTTTGTATGTACTTTTCAGAAATGCACTTTTTGTACTTCTCAGTAAATACTTAAAATTAGATTTAAGTATatttgacttatacttagaaaaagacTAAATATGTTTGAGATATACTTATTGCTACAAGTATTTAGTTaataaactatcagtatacctaagttcacttttagtaaaGTTGCAGTACAAACAAAACATATGTacactagttgtgtactcaaagtttactactgttatacttaaagtataattttatatactagaaagtgggccaatttagtcccaaagagtattgaaatagtaaacttacaagtatactacaagtacactgatatttgtatacttacaacataaagtatacttaaaaatatacttgaactttacttaagtatacttaacaAACTTGGCTAAGGGTGCACAGACACATAGCTTTAATTCAGCAGGAATGCACACTAAAGAGTATTTTGTTGGTGGTTCCCATTAACTTGATGCTTTAAGACCCTAAATTAAGATTTCTCTCTCCCTTAGACGCAACTTATGATTGTGCATCCCTATACCAGAAGAATTACAAAATTTCTGGGGAGTATAAACTATCAAAAGATGAGTTCCTTGGAACACCTGAACTAAATGTAAGTCTGAATCTCAGTCTTCATATAATCAGGTTCTTCAGTTCAGAGAAGATTTGCCATTGATCCTCAGATGTGTTTGCTTTCTTTAGGTATATTGTGACATGGAGAACAATGGTGGTGGCTGGACCGTCATTCAGAGACGCAAGATTGGTCTGACAAGCTTCAACCGCGACTGGAAGCAGTACAAGAGTGGTTTCGGTTCAATCGCTGGTGACTTCTGGCTGGGCAATGAACACATCTATCGTCTGACTAGACAGCCCACAGTGCTGAGAATAGAGATGGAGGCAAGTATGCACATAACTGAAACCAATGTGGAATTAGACAAAGTAACAATTCGTCCTGTGGAACAATCATTAATCTAAGTCATTCCTTATGCTTTTTTGTATTCCGGTAGGACTTTGAGGGTCAGACACGTTACGCTGAATATAGCTTCTTCACACTTAGCAACGAGTTGAACAGCTACAAGCTCTTCATCGCCAATTACAGCGGAAATGCTGGCGACTCTCTGCGTTACCACAATAATACCAACTTCAGCACTAAAGACAAGGACAATGACAAGTGTGTGGACAACTGCGCACAACTTCGCAAAGGTACTAACAAACACCCATCACACAAGATCTGCTGTGATAATGAACTTTGTGACTTAACCTTACTGGCTTTCTTTCACAGGTGGATACTGGTACAACTGCTGCACTGACTCAAATATTAATGGTGTGTTTTACCGCCATGGGTCACATACCAAGAATCCAGATGGCATCTCTTGGTACGGATGGCACGGACCTAACTATTCACTGAAGCGGGTGGAGATGAAGATCCGGCCACAAAGCTTTGCACCATAAAGACCTTGGCATCAATAGATCAACAGAATTTACAGATTAAATTTTTTCAGGAATGCATTTGTATAATAGAATGTTAGGACTGATTATGTGATGAAACTATGTTTGATTAGTATTTATCTcttaaatattttctttattttctagAGGATTTTATGCACATGATTATTGAAAGAAACAAGCTGATGTAAACCATTCACACAAAATGCTCAGTGTACAATTACAAACAATTTGACCGTTCAGAGACTTTATCATAAATTCACTGGGACAGGTGTAAAAAGAAAAATATCGGATgtttaataaattgtatttttaataaaaaaaaaaaatttctttacctAAGTGATGTGTGTCTGCTTTGGTACAAAATCAACAAAGAGGTAGTCACAAT
The window above is part of the Garra rufa chromosome 13, GarRuf1.0, whole genome shotgun sequence genome. Proteins encoded here:
- the LOC141283541 gene encoding angiopoietin-related protein 7-like, encoding MKSAKMIATSLAVLLLVVGHAMAQKNLAAVRQANPAQCCDEVRSLKVQVASLSNKLEEMNKKQKSDLLKVVRQMMELEKHNQQHEARVTEAESRYSEIHNKMGVMQLQAAQSAPRQSSSDATYDCASLYQKNYKISGEYKLSKDEFLGTPELNVYCDMENNGGGWTVIQRRKIGLTSFNRDWKQYKSGFGSIAGDFWLGNEHIYRLTRQPTVLRIEMEDFEGQTRYAEYSFFTLSNELNSYKLFIANYSGNAGDSLRYHNNTNFSTKDKDNDKCVDNCAQLRKGGYWYNCCTDSNINGVFYRHGSHTKNPDGISWYGWHGPNYSLKRVEMKIRPQSFAP